A stretch of the Streptomyces sp. WMMB303 genome encodes the following:
- a CDS encoding virginiamycin B lyase, translated as MSQDPASTAHAPRSESDHGPEPTPSAPPVAVTTTAAFGPGTGPYGIAAGPDWALWVTLVTAGAVARVTPEGRVTTFPLDAADSGPTVITPGPDGALWFTRTRDHRIGRITVDGETTSFALPTPECGPYGIAAAGDGALWFTETSAHRIGRITTEGEVTEFPLPVDGCFPSALAAGPDGALWCTLNQADAIARITLDGSVTVYELPTAGAAPVGIAAGADALWFAEIGAGQLGRIGLDGRVEEFPLPDRQSRPHAVAVGPDGTCWVTEWAGNRVAARAPSGHLVEHPLPTPGSEPHGLAVGPDGDVHVALERGEVVRISTLLP; from the coding sequence ATGAGTCAGGATCCAGCGAGCACCGCACACGCGCCGCGTTCCGAGTCCGACCACGGTCCGGAGCCGACCCCTTCGGCGCCTCCGGTGGCCGTGACCACCACGGCAGCCTTCGGCCCCGGGACGGGCCCCTATGGCATCGCCGCGGGACCGGACTGGGCACTGTGGGTCACTCTCGTGACGGCGGGCGCCGTGGCCCGCGTCACGCCGGAAGGCCGGGTGACGACCTTTCCGCTGGACGCGGCGGATTCGGGCCCGACGGTGATCACGCCGGGGCCCGACGGAGCCCTGTGGTTCACCCGTACCAGGGACCATCGCATCGGTCGGATCACGGTCGACGGGGAGACCACGTCCTTCGCCCTCCCGACACCGGAGTGCGGCCCGTACGGCATCGCGGCGGCCGGGGACGGCGCACTCTGGTTCACGGAGACCAGCGCCCATCGCATCGGCCGGATCACCACGGAAGGCGAGGTCACCGAGTTTCCCCTGCCGGTCGACGGCTGTTTTCCCTCCGCGCTGGCAGCCGGCCCGGACGGGGCACTGTGGTGCACCTTGAACCAGGCGGACGCGATCGCCCGGATCACGCTCGACGGCAGCGTCACCGTGTACGAGCTGCCCACTGCGGGAGCGGCACCGGTGGGTATCGCCGCCGGAGCGGACGCGCTGTGGTTCGCGGAGATCGGCGCCGGCCAGCTCGGGCGGATCGGCTTGGACGGCCGGGTCGAGGAGTTCCCACTGCCCGACCGGCAGTCGAGGCCTCACGCAGTGGCCGTCGGCCCGGACGGCACCTGCTGGGTCACCGAGTGGGCGGGCAACCGCGTGGCTGCCCGCGCCCCTTCCGGCCACCTCGTGGAGCATCCGCTGCCCACGCCCGGATCCGAACCACACGGCCTGGCCGTCGGCCCGGACGGTGACGTCCATGTTGCGCTGGAGCGGGGAGAGGTGGTGCGGATCAGCACGTT
- the abc-f gene encoding ribosomal protection-like ABC-F family protein, with product MATRITASAVTKSYDGRTVLDGASCSLTAGERAGIVGENGSGKSTLLRLLAGHEKPDAGEVVLHAEGGVGYLAQDAPLPSELTVQQVIDGALGELRAMERRLRTLEAAMAEGEKSALAEYGDLLTAFELRGGYDAEARVERALHGLGLGLLPRSRIVGGLSGGERVRLRMAALLAAGPEVLLLDEPTNHLDDAALRWLEEHLRTRRGTTLAVSHDRTFLERVATTLLEVDGDRHTVVRYGNGYAGYLAEQAAARRRWAEAYERRRAEVERLREAAATTARRVAPGRAMKDGNKMAYDRAAGRVQQSLAGRVRNAEERLRRLLADPVPPPPVPLRFAPELRTGGLRGTVLTAEGIAVRGRLARTDLALVAGERLLVTGPNGAGKSTLLNALAGKPVPDTGRVAHRGTIGHLSQDPEISGGSEQTLLDAYAHGRPGPQAEHTRRLLALGLFAPERLEVPVSRLSTGQRQRLALARLVTTPADILLLDEPTNHLSPALVEELEEALHAYEGAVVVVSHDRRLRQRWRGAQLALEEPDAALSEGAAGERSC from the coding sequence ATGGCTACCCGGATCACGGCTTCGGCCGTCACCAAGTCGTACGACGGCCGCACGGTTCTGGACGGAGCGAGCTGCTCCCTCACGGCGGGTGAACGAGCGGGGATCGTCGGGGAGAACGGCTCCGGCAAGTCGACCCTGCTCCGGCTGCTCGCGGGGCACGAGAAGCCGGACGCGGGAGAGGTCGTGCTGCACGCCGAGGGAGGAGTGGGCTACCTCGCTCAGGACGCGCCGCTTCCTTCGGAGCTGACCGTCCAGCAGGTCATCGACGGTGCGCTGGGCGAGCTGCGCGCCATGGAGCGGCGCCTGCGCACGCTGGAGGCGGCGATGGCGGAGGGCGAGAAATCGGCCCTCGCCGAGTACGGAGACCTGCTGACCGCGTTCGAACTGCGGGGCGGTTACGACGCCGAGGCCCGCGTCGAGCGTGCGCTGCACGGTCTCGGACTGGGGCTCCTGCCCCGCAGCCGCATCGTCGGCGGCCTCTCGGGTGGCGAACGGGTGCGGCTCCGGATGGCCGCGCTGCTGGCCGCGGGCCCCGAGGTGCTGCTGCTGGACGAGCCGACCAACCATCTGGACGACGCCGCGCTCCGCTGGCTGGAGGAGCATCTGCGGACCCGCCGCGGCACCACTCTCGCCGTCTCGCACGACCGCACCTTCCTGGAACGGGTCGCGACGACGCTGCTGGAGGTGGACGGCGATCGCCACACGGTGGTCCGCTACGGCAACGGCTATGCGGGTTATCTGGCGGAGCAGGCCGCAGCCCGCCGCCGCTGGGCCGAGGCGTACGAGCGTCGGCGGGCCGAGGTGGAACGGCTCCGGGAGGCCGCCGCCACCACGGCCCGCAGGGTGGCGCCCGGGAGGGCGATGAAGGACGGCAACAAGATGGCCTACGACCGGGCCGCCGGGCGCGTACAGCAGTCCCTGGCCGGGCGGGTCCGCAATGCCGAGGAACGGCTGCGCCGACTGCTGGCGGACCCCGTGCCGCCCCCGCCCGTCCCGCTGCGGTTCGCTCCCGAGCTACGCACCGGGGGTCTGCGCGGTACGGTGCTGACGGCCGAGGGGATCGCGGTCCGGGGCAGGTTGGCGCGGACCGACCTGGCACTCGTGGCGGGCGAGCGACTGCTGGTGACGGGGCCGAACGGCGCGGGGAAGAGCACCCTGCTGAACGCCCTCGCAGGGAAGCCGGTACCGGACACCGGCCGGGTCGCGCACCGGGGCACGATCGGCCACCTGTCCCAGGATCCGGAGATCTCCGGCGGATCGGAGCAGACCCTGCTCGACGCCTACGCGCACGGCCGCCCTGGGCCGCAAGCTGAGCACACCCGGCGGCTGCTGGCGCTGGGCCTGTTCGCCCCGGAGCGGTTGGAGGTGCCCGTCTCCCGGCTCTCCACCGGCCAGCGGCAGCGCCTGGCCCTGGCCCGGCTGGTGACCACGCCGGCCGACATCCTGCTGCTGGACGAGCCGACCAACCACCTGTCCCCCGCGCTGGTCGAGGAGCTGGAGGAGGCCCTGCACGCCTACGAGGGCGCCGTGGTCGTCGTGAGCCACGACCGCAGGCTGCGGCAGCGCTGGCGGGGTGCGCAGCTGGCACTGGAAGAACCGGACGCGGCGCTCTCCGAGGGAGCGGCCGGAGAGAGGAGTTGTTGA
- a CDS encoding TetR/AcrR family transcriptional regulator, translated as MDSGAARSAGARRPGGRTARVREKVLEAVGPLLVEYGFDGLTVDAVAARSGVHRATVYRRWRDVGGLLADALDAAGDDGWRPPDTGSLEGDLRALNDEVQEALTEEPSLALAMIAASFRSEEAARSLRRFWDERYARCTVVVDRAVARGELEPPVDARKLVVSSTSPVYHHRVLLHAPSDPELPAEAARAAVLAARAGAFRSPPGAPSGRRAADQAAAEAGPGT; from the coding sequence CTGGACAGCGGTGCGGCCCGGAGCGCCGGCGCCCGGCGGCCGGGCGGACGCACGGCGCGCGTGCGCGAGAAGGTACTGGAGGCCGTCGGCCCGCTGCTGGTCGAGTACGGCTTCGACGGGCTGACCGTGGACGCCGTCGCGGCCCGCTCGGGCGTGCACCGCGCCACGGTCTACCGCCGCTGGCGGGACGTGGGCGGCCTGCTGGCCGACGCGCTCGACGCGGCGGGCGACGACGGCTGGCGCCCGCCCGACACCGGCTCCCTGGAGGGCGACCTGCGAGCGCTGAACGACGAGGTGCAGGAGGCGTTGACCGAGGAGCCCTCGCTCGCACTGGCCATGATCGCCGCTTCCTTCCGCTCGGAGGAGGCGGCGCGATCGCTGCGGCGGTTCTGGGACGAGCGCTACGCGCGCTGCACCGTGGTCGTGGACCGCGCAGTGGCGCGCGGGGAGCTAGAACCGCCCGTCGACGCGCGGAAGCTCGTGGTGAGTTCCACCTCTCCCGTCTACCACCACCGGGTACTGCTGCACGCTCCATCCGACCCGGAACTGCCCGCAGAGGCGGCCCGCGCAGCGGTGCTCGCCGCGCGGGCCGGGGCGTTCCGCAGCCCGCCCGGCGCCCCCTCCGGACGCCGGGCGGCGGATCAGGCCGCCGCAGAGGCCGGACCCGGGACATGA
- a CDS encoding RidA family protein codes for MPVTLVNPAGLPAIDAYRQVSIASGSRLVFVAGQVSRDAEGTTVGEGDLAAQVEQCYRNIGTALAEVGGTFENVAKLTFYVVDWTPDKMPRLMEGVSRGAAATGAASTPPATLLGVAALDIPEHLVEIEATAVLE; via the coding sequence ATGCCCGTGACTCTCGTGAACCCCGCCGGACTGCCCGCGATCGACGCCTACCGGCAGGTGTCGATCGCCTCCGGATCGCGACTCGTCTTCGTCGCCGGACAGGTGTCCCGGGACGCCGAGGGGACCACCGTCGGCGAGGGAGACCTCGCCGCGCAGGTCGAGCAGTGCTACCGGAACATCGGCACGGCGCTGGCCGAGGTCGGCGGCACCTTCGAGAACGTGGCGAAGCTGACCTTCTACGTCGTCGACTGGACACCCGACAAGATGCCCCGGCTCATGGAGGGGGTCTCGAGGGGTGCCGCGGCAACAGGTGCGGCTTCGACCCCGCCGGCCACGCTGCTGGGCGTCGCGGCGCTCGACATCCCCGAACATCTCGTGGAAATCGAGGCCACCGCGGTCCTGGAGTGA
- the rox gene encoding rifampin monooxygenase, producing MIDVIVAGGGPTGMMLAAELRLHGVRVVVLEKEAEPTTVVRALGMHVRSIEMMDQRGLLERFLALGKQYPVNGFFAGISKPHQVRLDTAHAYVLGIPQPRTEQLLTEHAVGLGAELRRGCEVVGLSQDAQGVTAELADGTRLRSRCLVGCDGGRSTVRKLLGVGFPGEPSRVDTLLGEMEVGVPAETLNSVMAEVRKTQRRFGAMPLADGVYRLIVPAAGVAEDRTVPPSFEEFQQQLRVHAGTDLGVHSPRWLSRFGDATRQAEHYRTGRVLLAGDAAHIHPPTGGQGLNLGVQDAFNLGWKLAAEVNGWAPEGLLDSYHAERHPVAAEVLVNTRAQMELLSTEPGPLAVRRLVSELMDFEEVHRYLNEKLTAIGIRYDFGEDGHPLLGRRLRDVELKRGRLYSLLHAGRGLLLDQTGRLSVEGWADRVDHVVDVAEELDAPAVLLRPDGHVAWAGEDQAELLDRLPRWFGAPADCTPAD from the coding sequence ATGATCGACGTGATCGTGGCCGGTGGCGGGCCGACCGGAATGATGCTGGCCGCGGAGTTGCGGCTGCACGGGGTGCGGGTGGTCGTATTGGAGAAGGAGGCGGAGCCGACCACGGTGGTCCGCGCGCTCGGCATGCACGTGCGCAGTATCGAGATGATGGACCAGCGCGGCCTGCTGGAGCGCTTTCTCGCACTGGGCAAGCAGTACCCGGTGAACGGGTTCTTCGCCGGCATCAGCAAGCCGCACCAGGTGCGTCTGGACACCGCGCACGCGTACGTCCTCGGTATCCCGCAGCCCCGCACCGAACAGCTGCTGACCGAACACGCGGTGGGGCTCGGCGCCGAGCTCCGGCGCGGCTGCGAGGTGGTCGGACTGAGCCAGGACGCACAGGGGGTGACGGCGGAGCTGGCCGACGGCACCCGGCTGCGCTCGCGCTGTCTTGTCGGCTGCGACGGCGGCCGCAGCACGGTGCGCAAGCTGCTCGGCGTGGGCTTCCCAGGCGAGCCCAGCAGGGTCGACACGCTGCTGGGCGAGATGGAGGTGGGCGTACCGGCGGAGACGCTGAACAGCGTGATGGCGGAGGTCCGGAAAACTCAGCGCCGGTTCGGTGCCATGCCTCTCGCCGACGGGGTGTACCGCCTCATCGTGCCCGCCGCCGGAGTGGCCGAGGACCGCACGGTCCCGCCGTCCTTCGAGGAGTTCCAGCAGCAGCTCCGGGTGCATGCGGGGACCGACCTCGGTGTGCACTCGCCGCGCTGGCTCTCCCGCTTCGGTGACGCCACGCGGCAGGCCGAGCACTACCGGACCGGCCGGGTCCTGCTGGCGGGCGACGCGGCGCACATCCACCCGCCGACCGGTGGGCAGGGACTCAATCTCGGCGTCCAGGACGCGTTCAACCTCGGCTGGAAGCTGGCGGCCGAGGTCAACGGCTGGGCGCCGGAGGGGCTGCTGGACAGCTACCACGCGGAACGGCACCCGGTGGCCGCCGAGGTACTGGTCAACACCCGTGCGCAGATGGAGCTGCTCTCGACCGAACCGGGGCCGCTGGCGGTGCGCCGACTGGTCTCGGAACTGATGGACTTCGAAGAGGTGCACCGGTACCTGAACGAGAAGCTCACCGCCATCGGGATCCGGTACGACTTCGGCGAGGACGGTCACCCGCTCCTCGGCCGGCGGCTGCGGGACGTGGAGCTGAAGCGGGGGCGGCTCTACTCGCTGCTGCACGCCGGCCGCGGGCTGCTGCTCGACCAGACCGGTCGGCTCTCGGTCGAGGGCTGGGCCGACCGGGTCGACCATGTGGTGGACGTCGCCGAGGAGCTGGACGCACCCGCCGTCCTGCTGCGGCCGGACGGACATGTGGCCTGGGCCGGCGAGGACCAGGCGGAGCTGCTCGACCGCCTGCCGCGCTGGTTCGGCGCCCCGGCCGACTGCACCCCGGCCGACTGA
- a CDS encoding Clp protease N-terminal domain-containing protein, whose translation MPLSDLDDLIAEVDRRCDTAHRPDGNEQPDWLALLSAAAGVAAELQTLADDLVEDYVEHCRMHGASWTEIGAALGVTRQAVQQRFHAPHKRYGPETMTDGLRRAMVHVKEAAVHHRNNYIGTEHLLRGLTAEDNSATALLRAAGVPPEAVHRSVGTRLSMGASRAAERIAWTPYSRKAIALAEERSAQRCSARIDCEDLLVGLAQIGRGVAAAVLADAGFDVAALDAPAADARAAARE comes from the coding sequence ATGCCGCTTTCGGACCTGGACGACCTCATCGCAGAAGTCGACCGGCGATGCGACACCGCGCACCGCCCCGACGGGAATGAACAGCCCGACTGGCTCGCGCTGCTCTCGGCCGCCGCCGGAGTCGCAGCCGAACTCCAGACCCTGGCCGACGACCTGGTCGAGGACTACGTCGAGCACTGCCGGATGCACGGCGCCTCGTGGACGGAGATCGGCGCGGCCCTGGGGGTGACCCGGCAGGCCGTCCAACAGCGCTTCCACGCCCCGCACAAGCGCTACGGCCCCGAGACGATGACCGACGGACTCCGCCGGGCGATGGTCCACGTCAAGGAGGCAGCGGTGCATCACCGCAACAACTACATCGGCACCGAGCACCTGCTCCGGGGGCTGACAGCAGAGGACAACAGCGCCACCGCACTCCTGCGGGCCGCGGGTGTCCCACCGGAGGCCGTCCACCGGTCCGTCGGAACCCGGCTGAGCATGGGAGCCTCCCGGGCAGCCGAACGCATCGCCTGGACCCCCTACTCCCGCAAGGCCATCGCCCTCGCCGAAGAGCGCTCCGCGCAACGCTGCTCGGCCCGCATCGACTGCGAGGACCTGCTGGTCGGGCTGGCACAGATCGGCCGGGGAGTGGCTGCCGCCGTCCTGGCCGACGCCGGCTTCGACGTGGCGGCCCTCGACGCCCCGGCTGCGGACGCCCGAGCAGCAGCGCGGGAATGA
- a CDS encoding PQQ-binding-like beta-propeller repeat protein, with translation MTLAPIVRRVLGDGPFAEMGEPALAVVDERSRTVAVGGDLGHVQWRGSGTADSRWTGHRIGVYEQDGLRCQHLVRSRYPVRSLAFHPVLSLLAVGTGQYDGGYSFEGELLLIHLESGDVVSALQYPREVLGVEWRSETALHLVVAPCDDWENPEAHEQGHAVVVARSDWRAVGQGQIPARELAATAEPVVPPEHSAEARRILADLAASAGRQWSVRRRVWAVEGTEDGRVLAALDGVLAESWLRSGDLQWAVEDEEGGRQLVLASDGTSVWTNAERRSRRKGRHWETSAPRLARIAVDTGQVLETLSPGVFTVLVTVDHRAILRPLDGRRKRPERLLMFDLDGPVDGPEVSHFDLFNHPFAVRRASRPYILVGTDPDKPHRDKWVTALDADGTLQRLFPHSWVPEEHHFGGPAVEIGQSLVYAGAVHHGQGLQPGGAYVVRRSLNGSVQWQYRTDHPATDLDTDGDTVYVAYNSGALTALDANDGSVRWHTELKVGGAPTTALSLAVAPQGHLIIGTVDGRILECPPRP, from the coding sequence ATGACCCTTGCGCCGATAGTCCGACGCGTGCTTGGTGACGGCCCATTTGCCGAGATGGGAGAACCTGCTCTGGCCGTCGTTGACGAGCGCTCGCGGACGGTCGCTGTGGGTGGGGACCTCGGGCATGTCCAGTGGAGGGGCAGCGGGACCGCGGACTCCCGATGGACGGGGCACCGGATCGGTGTCTATGAGCAGGACGGGCTGCGGTGTCAGCATCTGGTGCGGTCGAGGTACCCCGTTCGGTCTCTCGCCTTCCACCCGGTTCTTTCCCTGTTGGCCGTTGGTACGGGGCAATACGACGGCGGCTACTCGTTCGAAGGCGAGCTGCTGCTGATTCACCTGGAGTCCGGCGACGTGGTTTCCGCCCTGCAGTACCCACGGGAGGTGCTTGGCGTGGAATGGCGTAGCGAGACGGCACTTCATCTGGTCGTGGCGCCATGTGATGACTGGGAGAACCCTGAGGCACACGAGCAGGGGCATGCGGTCGTTGTGGCTCGCTCGGACTGGCGCGCCGTCGGACAGGGGCAGATCCCCGCCCGGGAGCTGGCTGCCACCGCGGAGCCGGTCGTCCCGCCGGAACACAGCGCCGAGGCCCGCCGAATCCTCGCGGACCTCGCGGCCTCGGCCGGTCGACAGTGGTCCGTGCGCCGGCGGGTGTGGGCTGTCGAAGGTACGGAGGACGGCCGCGTGCTGGCCGCTCTGGACGGAGTCCTGGCGGAGTCGTGGCTGCGATCAGGAGACCTGCAATGGGCGGTCGAGGACGAGGAAGGCGGCCGACAGCTGGTTCTGGCCTCCGACGGCACATCGGTCTGGACTAACGCCGAACGCCGCAGTCGCCGCAAGGGACGGCACTGGGAGACGTCCGCACCCCGGCTGGCCCGAATCGCTGTCGACACAGGGCAAGTGCTGGAGACCCTGAGTCCAGGCGTGTTCACGGTTCTCGTCACAGTCGACCACAGGGCGATCCTGAGGCCGTTGGACGGCCGTCGCAAGCGTCCCGAACGGCTGCTGATGTTCGACCTCGACGGTCCGGTAGACGGTCCGGAGGTCAGCCACTTCGACTTGTTCAATCACCCGTTCGCCGTCCGCCGCGCGAGCCGTCCCTACATCTTGGTCGGCACTGACCCGGACAAGCCGCACAGGGACAAGTGGGTCACCGCCCTGGACGCCGATGGGACGTTGCAGCGGCTCTTCCCTCACTCCTGGGTGCCGGAGGAGCATCACTTCGGGGGTCCTGCGGTCGAAATCGGGCAGTCCCTGGTCTATGCCGGCGCCGTTCACCACGGTCAGGGGCTCCAACCCGGTGGCGCCTACGTCGTGCGGCGATCCCTGAACGGCTCAGTGCAGTGGCAGTACCGCACCGATCATCCCGCCACCGACCTCGACACCGACGGGGACACCGTCTACGTGGCCTACAACTCCGGTGCCCTGACAGCACTGGACGCCAACGACGGCTCGGTGCGATGGCACACCGAGCTCAAGGTCGGCGGAGCACCGACCACGGCACTGTCCCTCGCTGTGGCGCCCCAAGGGCACTTGATCATCGGGACCGTCGACGGCCGGATCCTGGAGTGCCCGCCTCGGCCGTGA
- a CDS encoding helix-turn-helix transcriptional regulator produces MASLNVGNLGEFLREQRRTAKLSLRQLAEAAGVSNPYLSQIERGLRKPSAEILQQLAKALRISAESLYVQAGILDERDREDLLQVPAAILADSTINEQQKQALLQIYESFRKENAQQRAAAPDTADPPAAGAPAAEPPAGGVSTTS; encoded by the coding sequence ATGGCCTCGCTCAACGTAGGGAACCTCGGCGAGTTCCTGCGGGAACAGCGCCGGACCGCGAAGCTGTCGCTGCGGCAGCTCGCGGAGGCCGCCGGCGTCTCGAACCCGTACCTGAGCCAGATCGAGCGCGGCCTGCGCAAGCCCAGCGCGGAGATCCTGCAGCAACTCGCCAAGGCGCTGCGGATCTCGGCGGAATCGCTCTATGTGCAGGCCGGAATCCTCGACGAGCGGGACCGGGAGGACCTGCTCCAGGTTCCGGCCGCGATCCTCGCGGACTCCACGATCAACGAGCAGCAGAAGCAGGCGCTGCTCCAGATCTACGAGTCGTTCCGCAAGGAGAACGCGCAGCAGCGGGCGGCCGCCCCCGACACGGCGGATCCGCCGGCGGCGGGGGCACCCGCGGCGGAGCCCCCGGCAGGCGGAGTAAGCACAACAAGCTGA
- a CDS encoding DUF2516 family protein, whose product MLFAGFQATVFGLISIVLLALAVFTFVDAAFRREDAFRAADKQNKQFWLIILGIAVLVNLVVQMFLLQIIGLIATIVYMVDARPALKQVMGNGRDRRPRGGSSSDGPYGPFNGR is encoded by the coding sequence ATGCTGTTCGCGGGCTTTCAGGCCACTGTCTTCGGGCTGATCAGCATTGTGCTGCTCGCCCTGGCGGTGTTCACCTTCGTGGACGCCGCCTTCCGGCGCGAGGACGCCTTCCGGGCCGCGGACAAGCAGAACAAGCAGTTCTGGCTGATCATCCTGGGGATCGCCGTCCTGGTGAACCTCGTGGTGCAGATGTTCCTGCTGCAGATCATCGGACTGATCGCCACGATCGTCTACATGGTCGACGCCCGCCCGGCGCTCAAGCAGGTCATGGGCAACGGCCGGGACCGCCGCCCGCGCGGCGGCAGCAGCAGCGACGGCCCGTACGGGCCGTTCAACGGCAGGTGA
- a CDS encoding SpoIIE family protein phosphatase yields the protein MPVSAPQAGALAQAADASARQAAQGPGSSLTLLVVEDDPTGALSVPRMLDAYGRPVRVRTARNLTEAARLLTDDVHCILLDLALPCELRGQAEEAPFEGPAAEATQTAPGPTSGAPGDAGAGGASAEAGAAAEPGASASGALASGAHVSGAQNSGASSLSGAGPAPDSDELHILHRVLRMAPRHAVLALTDGSDAERAAEAVRVGAQDYLFRDELDGRLLMRAVRYAVERKRADLAQRQLTESRLRAQENARLERGLLPRPLLEGSDLRFAARYRPGRSRALLGGDFYDTVRTPDGVVHAMIGDVCGHGPDEAALGVELRIAWRALTFAGLCGDALLSTLQKVLENERSSEEIFATLCTVDIAADGRSAGVCLAGHPSPLFAGADAGAAPWLLPEGENGPALGLLRHARWPRRQVRLGRSWSLMMYTDGLIEGRVHGGRAEEPRAGAGSAEGTGPSRERLGQQGMLDIVARRMAEGAQGERLLDGTMDEVRRLNGGELTDDVAVLLLDRGLQA from the coding sequence ATGCCCGTAAGCGCGCCCCAGGCCGGGGCGCTGGCACAGGCCGCCGACGCGTCGGCCCGGCAGGCTGCGCAGGGACCCGGCAGCAGCCTGACCCTGCTGGTCGTCGAGGACGATCCGACCGGTGCGCTGAGCGTGCCCCGCATGCTCGACGCCTACGGTCGGCCCGTGCGGGTCCGTACCGCCCGCAACCTCACCGAGGCCGCACGGCTGCTCACCGACGACGTCCACTGCATCCTGCTGGATCTCGCACTGCCGTGCGAGCTTCGCGGGCAGGCCGAGGAGGCCCCGTTCGAGGGACCCGCGGCCGAGGCGACGCAGACCGCGCCCGGGCCGACGTCCGGTGCCCCGGGAGACGCGGGAGCGGGAGGCGCCTCGGCGGAGGCCGGTGCCGCCGCCGAACCCGGCGCGTCCGCGTCCGGAGCCCTCGCGTCCGGGGCCCACGTGTCCGGAGCGCAGAATTCGGGAGCCTCGTCCCTTTCCGGTGCCGGACCGGCTCCGGACTCCGACGAGCTGCACATCCTGCACCGGGTCCTGCGGATGGCCCCGCGGCACGCCGTCCTGGCGCTCACCGACGGCAGTGACGCGGAGCGGGCTGCCGAGGCCGTCCGGGTCGGCGCCCAGGACTACCTCTTCCGTGACGAGCTGGACGGCAGGCTGCTGATGCGCGCCGTCCGCTACGCCGTGGAGCGCAAGCGTGCCGACCTGGCCCAGCGCCAGCTCACCGAGAGCCGGCTGCGGGCCCAGGAGAACGCCCGGCTGGAGCGCGGGCTGCTGCCCCGGCCGCTGCTGGAGGGCAGCGACCTCCGGTTCGCCGCCAGGTACCGGCCCGGCCGCTCCCGAGCGCTGCTGGGGGGCGATTTCTACGACACGGTCCGCACCCCGGACGGCGTGGTCCACGCGATGATCGGCGACGTGTGCGGCCACGGGCCCGACGAGGCGGCGCTCGGCGTCGAGCTGCGGATCGCCTGGCGCGCCCTGACCTTCGCCGGACTGTGCGGGGACGCGCTGCTGAGCACCCTGCAGAAGGTGCTGGAGAACGAGCGGAGCAGCGAGGAGATCTTTGCGACGCTGTGCACCGTCGACATCGCGGCAGACGGCCGCAGCGCGGGCGTCTGCCTGGCCGGGCACCCTTCGCCGCTGTTCGCCGGAGCCGACGCGGGGGCTGCGCCCTGGCTGCTGCCCGAAGGGGAGAACGGTCCCGCGCTGGGACTGCTGCGTCACGCACGCTGGCCGCGCCGCCAGGTCCGACTGGGCCGTTCCTGGAGTCTGATGATGTACACGGACGGGCTGATCGAGGGCCGGGTGCACGGCGGCCGCGCGGAGGAGCCCCGCGCCGGGGCCGGCTCGGCCGAGGGCACCGGGCCGAGCCGGGAGCGGCTCGGCCAGCAGGGGATGCTCGACATCGTGGCCCGGCGGATGGCCGAGGGCGCGCAGGGCGAGCGGCTGCTCGACGGGACGATGGACGAGGTGCGCCGGCTCAACGGCGGGGAGCTCACGGACGACGTGGCCGTGCTGCTGCTGGACCGGGGCCTTCAGGCATAG